The proteins below are encoded in one region of Mycobacterium pseudokansasii:
- a CDS encoding inositol-3-phosphate synthase, translated as MSEYKPLGAPEAQPEVRVAIVGVGNCASSLVQGVEYYHNADENSTVPGLMHVRFGQYHVRDVKFVAAFDVDAKKVGFDLSEAIFASENNTIKIADVPPTDVVVQRGPTLDGIGKYYADTIELSDAEPVDVVQVLKDAKVDVLVSYLPVGSEEADKFYAQCAIDAGVAFVNALPVFIASDPVWAKKFADAGVPIVGDDIKSQVGATITHRVLAKLFEDRGVQLDRTMQLNVGGNMDFLNMLERERLESKKISKTQAVTSNLQREFKTKDVHIGPSDHVGWLDDRKWAYVRLEGRAFGDVPLNLEYKLEVWDSPNSAGVIIDAVRAAKIAKDRGIGGPVIPASAYLMKSPPQQLPDDVARAQLEEFIIGAD; from the coding sequence ATGAGTGAGTACAAGCCGTTAGGGGCGCCGGAGGCGCAGCCTGAGGTACGGGTCGCCATTGTCGGCGTCGGCAACTGCGCGTCCTCGCTGGTCCAGGGCGTCGAGTACTACCACAACGCCGACGAAAACTCGACGGTGCCCGGGCTGATGCACGTGCGGTTCGGTCAGTACCACGTCCGCGACGTGAAGTTCGTGGCCGCTTTCGACGTGGATGCGAAGAAGGTTGGCTTCGACCTGTCGGAGGCGATCTTCGCCTCGGAGAACAACACCATCAAGATCGCCGACGTGCCGCCGACCGACGTGGTGGTGCAGCGTGGCCCGACATTGGATGGCATCGGCAAGTACTACGCCGACACCATTGAGCTGTCCGACGCCGAACCCGTCGACGTGGTCCAGGTGCTCAAGGACGCCAAGGTCGACGTGCTGGTCTCCTACCTCCCGGTCGGTTCGGAAGAAGCCGACAAGTTCTACGCCCAGTGCGCCATCGATGCCGGGGTGGCGTTCGTCAATGCGCTGCCGGTGTTCATCGCCTCCGACCCGGTGTGGGCTAAGAAGTTCGCCGATGCCGGGGTGCCGATCGTCGGTGACGACATCAAGAGCCAGGTCGGGGCGACGATCACGCACCGGGTACTGGCCAAGTTGTTCGAAGACCGCGGCGTGCAGCTGGACCGCACCATGCAGCTCAACGTGGGCGGCAACATGGACTTCCTCAACATGCTGGAACGGGAACGGCTCGAATCGAAGAAGATCTCCAAGACGCAGGCGGTCACCTCCAACCTGCAGCGCGAGTTCAAGACCAAGGATGTGCACATCGGCCCGTCGGACCATGTCGGCTGGCTCGACGACCGGAAGTGGGCTTATGTGCGGTTGGAGGGCCGTGCCTTCGGTGACGTGCCGCTGAACCTGGAGTACAAGCTCGAGGTCTGGGACTCGCCGAACTCCGCCGGCGTCATCATCGATGCGGTGCGGGCGGCGAAGATCGCCAAGGACCGCGGCATCGGCGGCCCGGTGATCCCGGCGTCGGCCTACTTGATGAAGAGCCCGCCGCAGCAGTTGCCGGACGACGTCGCGCGCGCTCAGCTCGAAGAGTTCATCATCGGAGCCGACTAG
- a CDS encoding PadR family transcriptional regulator — translation MLELAILGLLIESPMHGYELRKRLTGLLGAFRAFSYGSLYPALRRMQTEGLIAENAAPAGTPVRRARRVYQLTDEGRRRFAELVADTGPHNYTDDGFGVHLAFFNRTPAEARMRILEGRRRQVEERREGLREAVARASSSLDRYTRQLHQLGLESSEREVKWLNELIAAERAAPNHAEQT, via the coding sequence ATGCTGGAACTTGCCATCCTGGGCCTCTTGATCGAGTCGCCCATGCACGGCTACGAGTTGCGTAAACGGCTGACCGGCTTGCTCGGCGCATTCCGGGCATTCTCGTACGGCTCGCTATATCCAGCACTGCGGCGGATGCAGACCGAGGGGCTGATCGCGGAGAATGCCGCGCCCGCGGGCACGCCGGTGCGGCGCGCACGCCGCGTCTACCAGCTGACCGACGAGGGCCGGCGACGCTTTGCCGAACTGGTCGCCGACACCGGCCCGCACAACTACACCGACGACGGCTTCGGGGTGCACCTCGCGTTCTTCAACCGCACCCCGGCCGAGGCTCGGATGCGCATCCTGGAAGGCCGTCGCCGCCAAGTCGAAGAGCGCCGCGAAGGCCTGCGCGAAGCGGTGGCGCGGGCCAGCAGCTCGTTGGACCGCTATACCCGGCAACTGCACCAACTCGGGCTCGAGTCCAGCGAGCGTGAAGTCAAGTGGCTCAACGAGCTCATCGCCGCAGAACGGGCAGCGCCCAATCACGCCGAACAGACGTGA
- a CDS encoding DUF1707 SHOCT-like domain-containing protein, whose amino-acid sequence MAKWLGAPLARGGSTATRAKDTDRQDACQILDAALNEGQLSMEEHRDRVSTATKAVTLGDLQDLIADLQSESAPAEVPALKSRARRNGLGLLAAAFGVSVLLGVGIGWGLYGNTSSPLDFTTDPGAKPDGVAAVVLTPPKQLHSLGGLTGLLEQTRKRFGDTMGYRLVIYPTYAVLDRKDPADDRRVLSYTYRGGWGDPTSSAKGGADAALVDLGKFDVKATVGIMRGAAETLGMKQSDVTNMYLVIDPAEDPTTPGALSLSVYVSSDYGGGYIVFAGDGTVKQVSYPS is encoded by the coding sequence GTGGCGAAATGGCTGGGCGCACCGCTTGCTCGTGGAGGATCGACGGCAACCCGGGCCAAGGACACCGACCGCCAAGACGCCTGCCAGATTCTTGACGCCGCCCTCAACGAGGGCCAGCTCTCGATGGAAGAGCACCGCGATCGGGTGAGCACCGCCACCAAGGCCGTGACGCTGGGCGACCTGCAGGACCTGATCGCCGATCTGCAGTCCGAGAGTGCACCCGCGGAGGTTCCCGCACTCAAGTCGCGGGCGCGGCGCAACGGATTGGGGCTGCTGGCGGCCGCATTCGGGGTGTCGGTGCTGTTGGGTGTCGGCATCGGCTGGGGTCTGTACGGCAACACCAGCTCACCGCTGGATTTCACGACGGATCCGGGAGCCAAGCCTGACGGTGTCGCGGCCGTGGTGCTGACCCCGCCGAAGCAGCTGCACTCCCTCGGCGGGCTCACCGGTCTGCTGGAGCAGACGCGCAAAAGGTTCGGCGACACCATGGGGTACCGCTTGGTGATCTATCCGACGTACGCGGTGCTCGATCGCAAGGACCCCGCCGACGACCGCAGGGTGCTGAGTTACACCTACCGCGGCGGCTGGGGCGATCCGACCAGCTCCGCCAAGGGCGGTGCCGATGCTGCCCTGGTCGACCTGGGCAAGTTCGACGTGAAGGCGACGGTGGGGATCATGCGGGGCGCCGCGGAGACGTTGGGCATGAAGCAGTCCGACGTCACCAACATGTACCTGGTCATCGATCCGGCCGAAGACCCCACTACGCCCGGGGCACTGTCGCTGTCGGTGTATGTTTCCAGCGACTACGGCGGCGGCTATATCGTCTTCGCTGGTGACGGCACCGTCAAACAGGTGAGTTATCCGTCGTAG
- a CDS encoding DUF5318 family protein — protein sequence MQLQRQVVDYALRRRSLLAEVYSGRTGVSEVCDANPYLLRAAKFHGKPSRVVCPICRKEQLTIVSWVFGEHLGAISGSARTAEELVMLATRFTEFAVHVVEVCRTCSWNHLVKSYVLGAARPARPARPPRAPRGAARTRTARNGARTASE from the coding sequence GTGCAACTGCAGCGACAGGTGGTGGACTATGCGCTTCGCCGGCGTTCACTGCTGGCCGAGGTGTACTCGGGGCGCACCGGCGTCTCCGAGGTCTGTGACGCAAATCCCTATCTGCTGCGCGCCGCAAAGTTTCACGGAAAACCAAGCCGGGTGGTCTGTCCGATCTGCCGCAAGGAACAGCTGACGATTGTGTCCTGGGTGTTCGGCGAGCACCTCGGCGCGATCTCGGGCTCGGCGCGGACCGCCGAGGAACTGGTCATGCTCGCTACCCGGTTCACGGAGTTTGCGGTGCACGTTGTGGAGGTGTGCCGGACCTGCAGTTGGAATCACCTGGTCAAGTCGTATGTCCTGGGCGCAGCACGTCCAGCGCGGCCGGCGCGACCCCCAAGGGCCCCGAGGGGGGCTGCTCGAACGCGGACGGCGCGCAACGGCGCCCGCACGGCCAGTGAATAG
- a CDS encoding transglycosylase domain-containing protein codes for MNSEGRHHQSSSDAAGGPATEGVDQPRGNPGRPEGERLSAAPRRQVPPDDRMTTIIPPVTDDRPGHSNPIEEVRAALDNPPSTPLLRDPLEQVKAALNSPEPRPRDERLSGAGGPPGPPGPPGRPGQRGPAGARSPRPRPDWVQQVSWKWVRRSAGLAAAAIVLLPIITFTMAYFIVDVPRPGDIRTNQVSTILASDGSEIAKIVPPEGNRVDVNLSQVPVHVRQAVIAAEDRGFYSNPGFSFSGFARAVKNNLFGGDLQGGSTITQQYVKNALVGSAQHGWSGLMRKAKELVIATKMSGEWSKDDVLQAYLNIIYFGRGAYGISAASKAYFDKPVEQLTVSEGALLAALIRRPSTLDPAVDPEGALTRWNWVLDGMVETKSLSAQDRAEQQFPKTVPPEQASAENQTTGPNGLIERQVTKELLELFNIDEQTLNTQGLQVTTTIDPQAQRAAEKAVAKYLDGQDPDMRAAVVSIDPHNGGVRAYYGGDNANGYDFAQAGLQTGSSFKVFALVAALEQGIGLGYQVDSSPLTVDGIKITNVDGEACGTCNIAEALKMSLNTSYYRLMLKLKGGPQAVADAAHQAGVATSFPGISHTLSEDGKGGPPNNGIVLGQYQTRVIDMATAYATLAASGIYHRPHFVQKVVNAEGQVLFDAANQDNSGEQRIPKAVADNVTAAMMPIAGYSRGHSLAGGRPSAAKTGTVQLGDTTANKDAWMVGYTPSLSTAVWVGTVKGDQPLVTASGAAVYGSGLPSDIWKATMDGALKGTDNESFPKPTEIGGYAGVPAPPPPSAAPPSETVIQPTVEVAPGITIPVGPPTTVTLAPGPPSVPPPADNPTPPP; via the coding sequence GTGAATAGCGAAGGGCGTCACCACCAATCGTCGAGTGACGCTGCAGGCGGGCCGGCGACTGAGGGTGTGGACCAACCTCGCGGGAACCCCGGTCGCCCAGAGGGGGAGCGTCTGTCGGCGGCCCCCCGCCGCCAGGTTCCGCCCGACGATCGAATGACCACGATCATCCCGCCGGTGACCGATGACCGGCCTGGGCACTCGAACCCCATCGAGGAAGTCCGGGCCGCGCTGGACAATCCGCCGTCCACACCCCTGCTTCGCGACCCACTGGAGCAGGTCAAGGCTGCGCTGAACAGTCCTGAGCCGCGCCCTCGGGACGAGCGGCTGAGCGGCGCAGGTGGTCCCCCGGGGCCACCGGGGCCACCGGGTCGGCCTGGCCAACGCGGGCCGGCGGGCGCTCGGTCGCCCCGGCCGAGGCCCGACTGGGTCCAGCAGGTCAGCTGGAAGTGGGTTCGACGGTCGGCCGGCCTGGCCGCAGCGGCAATTGTCTTGCTGCCGATCATCACCTTCACCATGGCTTACTTCATCGTCGACGTGCCCCGGCCCGGGGACATCCGCACGAACCAGGTCTCCACAATCTTGGCCAGCGACGGCTCAGAAATCGCCAAAATCGTTCCCCCCGAAGGCAATCGCGTTGACGTCAACCTCAGCCAAGTTCCGGTACACGTACGCCAGGCGGTGATCGCCGCCGAGGACCGCGGCTTTTACTCGAACCCCGGCTTCTCGTTCAGCGGTTTTGCGCGTGCGGTCAAGAACAACCTGTTCGGCGGCGATCTGCAGGGCGGCTCCACGATCACTCAGCAGTATGTCAAGAACGCGCTGGTCGGTTCCGCGCAGCACGGGTGGAGCGGCCTGATGCGCAAGGCCAAGGAGTTGGTCATCGCGACCAAAATGTCGGGGGAGTGGTCCAAAGACGACGTGCTGCAGGCATATTTGAACATCATTTACTTCGGGCGGGGCGCGTACGGAATCTCGGCCGCTTCGAAGGCCTATTTCGACAAGCCGGTCGAGCAGCTCACCGTCTCCGAGGGGGCGTTGCTGGCGGCGCTGATCAGGCGGCCTTCCACGCTGGACCCGGCGGTCGACCCGGAAGGCGCACTCACCCGGTGGAATTGGGTGCTCGACGGCATGGTGGAGACCAAGTCCCTGTCCGCCCAGGATCGCGCCGAACAGCAGTTTCCCAAGACTGTGCCGCCCGAGCAGGCCAGCGCGGAAAACCAGACCACCGGCCCCAACGGGCTGATCGAACGCCAGGTGACCAAGGAATTATTGGAACTGTTCAACATCGATGAGCAAACCCTGAACACCCAGGGGTTGCAGGTCACCACCACGATCGATCCGCAAGCCCAACGGGCCGCCGAAAAGGCGGTGGCCAAATACCTCGACGGGCAGGATCCCGATATGCGGGCGGCGGTGGTGTCCATCGACCCGCACAACGGAGGCGTGCGCGCCTACTACGGCGGCGATAACGCCAACGGCTACGACTTCGCCCAGGCCGGATTGCAGACCGGATCGTCTTTCAAGGTGTTCGCGTTGGTGGCCGCCCTCGAGCAGGGGATCGGGCTGGGCTATCAGGTCGACAGTTCACCGCTAACGGTCGACGGTATCAAGATCACCAACGTCGACGGCGAGGCTTGCGGGACGTGCAACATCGCCGAGGCGCTCAAGATGTCGCTGAACACCTCCTATTACCGGCTGATGCTCAAACTGAAGGGCGGCCCCCAGGCCGTCGCGGACGCCGCGCATCAGGCTGGTGTGGCCACCAGTTTCCCGGGCATATCCCACACGCTGTCCGAGGATGGCAAGGGCGGCCCGCCGAACAACGGGATTGTGTTGGGCCAGTATCAAACCCGGGTGATCGATATGGCGACGGCGTACGCCACGCTGGCCGCGTCGGGCATTTATCACCGGCCGCACTTCGTCCAAAAGGTAGTCAACGCCGAAGGTCAGGTCCTCTTCGACGCTGCCAACCAGGACAACTCCGGTGAGCAACGCATCCCGAAGGCCGTGGCCGACAACGTGACTGCGGCGATGATGCCGATCGCGGGCTATTCACGCGGCCACAGCCTGGCCGGCGGCCGGCCGTCGGCGGCCAAGACCGGCACGGTGCAGTTGGGTGACACCACCGCCAACAAAGACGCCTGGATGGTCGGCTATACCCCGTCGCTGTCCACCGCGGTCTGGGTGGGGACGGTCAAGGGCGACCAGCCGCTGGTGACCGCCTCTGGCGCAGCGGTTTACGGCTCGGGTCTGCCGTCGGACATCTGGAAGGCGACCATGGACGGCGCCCTGAAAGGGACCGACAACGAGAGCTTCCCCAAGCCCACCGAGATAGGCGGCTACGCCGGGGTGCCCGCACCGCCCCCGCCGTCTGCCGCGCCGCCGTCGGAGACCGTCATTCAGCCCACCGTCGAAGTAGCACCCGGGATCACCATCCCCGTCGGTCCGCCCACCACCGTGACGCTCGCGCCCGGGCCGCCGTCGGTGCCACCGCCGGCTGACAATCCCACGCCGCCACCGTGA
- a CDS encoding DJ-1/PfpI family protein — protein sequence MQVAIPLFPRFTALDAVGPYEVLQRIPSIDVVFAGHRRGELRTENGMLGLVCDATFDEVGTPDVVVFPGGIGTRVLLDDGIIRGWLQSVHPHTRFTTSVCTGALLLAAAGLLDGLTATTHWRAAEQLNELGARYVPDRVVEHLPQRIITAAGVSSGIDMALRLVELLVDREAAQAAQLLIEYDPRPPFASGSLADADEATRARAAEFLRRRK from the coding sequence ATGCAGGTCGCGATCCCGCTGTTCCCGCGGTTCACCGCGTTGGACGCCGTCGGTCCCTATGAAGTCCTGCAACGTATTCCGTCGATCGACGTGGTTTTTGCCGGGCACCGACGCGGCGAGCTGCGCACCGAAAACGGCATGCTCGGACTTGTCTGCGATGCCACCTTCGACGAAGTCGGCACACCCGACGTCGTGGTGTTTCCCGGTGGCATCGGAACCCGGGTGTTGCTGGACGATGGCATCATTCGCGGCTGGCTGCAATCGGTCCACCCGCACACCAGATTCACCACCTCGGTGTGCACCGGAGCGTTGTTGCTCGCCGCCGCGGGGCTGCTCGACGGCCTGACCGCCACGACGCATTGGCGCGCCGCAGAGCAGCTCAACGAGCTGGGCGCGCGGTATGTGCCCGACCGCGTCGTCGAACACCTGCCGCAGCGCATCATCACCGCCGCCGGGGTCTCCAGCGGCATCGACATGGCTTTGCGATTGGTCGAGCTGTTGGTTGACCGGGAAGCCGCCCAGGCCGCCCAGTTGCTCATCGAATACGACCCGCGGCCGCCGTTCGCCTCGGGATCGCTGGCCGATGCCGACGAGGCGACGCGGGCGAGGGCCGCCGAATTCCTGCGCCGCCGGAAGTGA
- the rpsF gene encoding 30S ribosomal protein S6, translating to MRPYEIMIILDPTLDERTVAPSLETFLNVVRKDGGKVEKVDIWGRRRLAYEIAKHSEGIYVVVDLKAAPATVSELDRQLSLNESVLRTKVMRADKH from the coding sequence ATGCGTCCATATGAAATCATGATCATCCTCGATCCCACTCTCGACGAACGCACCGTCGCCCCGTCCCTGGAGACGTTCCTCAACGTCGTCCGAAAAGACGGCGGAAAAGTCGAAAAGGTCGACATCTGGGGCCGGCGGCGGTTGGCCTACGAGATCGCCAAGCACTCCGAGGGCATCTACGTCGTCGTCGACTTGAAGGCTGCCCCGGCGACGGTATCGGAACTGGACCGCCAGCTGAGCCTCAACGAGTCGGTACTGCGCACCAAGGTGATGCGCGCCGACAAGCACTAG
- a CDS encoding single-stranded DNA-binding protein — protein sequence MAGDTTITVVGNLTADPELRFTPSGAAVANFTVASTPRIYDRQTGEWKDGEALFLRCNIWREAAENVAESLTRGARVIVTGRLKQRSFETREGEKRTVVEVEVDEIGPSLRYATAKVNKASRSGGGGGGGFGGGGGSRPASAPAGGAPSPGDDPWGSAPASGSFGGDDEPPF from the coding sequence GTGGCTGGTGACACCACCATCACCGTCGTCGGAAACCTGACCGCCGATCCCGAGCTACGGTTCACGCCGTCGGGCGCCGCCGTCGCGAATTTCACCGTCGCGTCGACGCCCCGGATCTACGATCGGCAGACCGGTGAGTGGAAGGACGGCGAGGCGCTTTTCCTGCGCTGCAACATCTGGCGGGAGGCCGCCGAAAACGTGGCGGAAAGCCTGACCAGGGGGGCGCGGGTCATCGTCACCGGCCGGCTCAAGCAGCGTTCGTTCGAAACCCGTGAGGGCGAGAAGCGCACTGTCGTCGAGGTCGAGGTCGACGAGATCGGGCCGTCGCTTCGATACGCCACCGCCAAAGTCAACAAGGCCAGCCGAAGTGGTGGTGGCGGCGGCGGCGGCTTTGGCGGCGGTGGCGGATCCCGACCGGCGTCCGCGCCGGCCGGCGGCGCACCCAGCCCCGGCGACGACCCGTGGGGCAGCGCTCCTGCCTCGGGCTCATTCGGCGGCGACGACGAGCCGCCCTTCTGA
- the rpsR gene encoding 30S ribosomal protein S18 gives MAKSSKRRPAPEKPVKARKCVFCAKKDQKIDYKDTALLRTYISERGKIRARRVTGNCVQHQRDIATAVKNAREVALLPFTSSAR, from the coding sequence ATGGCCAAGTCCAGCAAGCGCCGCCCGGCTCCGGAAAAGCCGGTCAAGGCGCGCAAATGCGTCTTCTGCGCGAAGAAGGATCAGAAGATCGACTACAAGGACACCGCGCTGCTGCGGACCTATATCAGCGAGCGCGGCAAGATCCGGGCACGCCGGGTCACCGGCAACTGTGTTCAGCACCAACGAGACATCGCAACCGCGGTGAAGAATGCCCGTGAAGTCGCGCTGCTGCCCTTTACCTCGTCGGCGCGCTAG